A region from the Aegilops tauschii subsp. strangulata cultivar AL8/78 chromosome 5, Aet v6.0, whole genome shotgun sequence genome encodes:
- the LOC109751768 gene encoding transcription factor BC1 isoform X1: protein MAGFSHLPQQMEYGLANAGSFLLCHGNPEDAAASLEGSSGVLDTPLVATASVEKKRKPKEDTASLNSAHSKETKESTRKRGGKKQGKEMDEEEEEPKGYIHVRARRGQATDSHSLSERVRRERISERMRMLQSLVPGCDKVTGKALILDEIINYVQSLQNQVEFLSMRIASLSPVVYGFGMESGAAFSDQSQKIEGMFHDAAALPTGPPMNRSSSPAPSQAMMDTGTSSSSPPYSLQGTQDNGSSSSSYMMQTVGEPRHELFNQVMFSNYMCSFQQ, encoded by the exons ATGGCAGGATTCTCACACCTCCCCCAGCAGATGGAGTATGGCCTCGCCAATGCCGGCAGCTTCTTGCTCTGCCATGGCAACCCTGAGGATGCAGCCGCCTCACTGGAGGGCTCGTCTGGTGTTCTTGACACTCCTCTTGTGGCCACTGCTTCtgtggagaagaagaggaagcccAAGGAAGACACTGCCAGCCTCAACTCTGCCCACTCCAAG GAAACCAAGGAGAGTACCAGGAAGAGGGGAGGCAAAAAGCAGGGCAAGGAGatggatgaggaggaggaggaaccaAAGGGGTACATCCATGTGAGGGCAAGGAGAGGGCAGGCAACAGATAGCCACAGCCTTTCAGAGAGG GTGAGGAGGGAGAGGATCAGTGAGAGGATGAGGATGCTGCAGTCCCTGGTCCCTGGCTGTGACAAG GTCACTGGGAAGGCTCTCATTTTGGATGAGATCATCAACTATGTGCAGTCACTGCAAAACCAAGTTGAG TTCCTGTCCATGAGGATTGCTTCCCTGAGCCCTGTGGTGTATGGTTTTGGCATGGAGAGTGGGGCTGCCTTCAGTGACCAATCACAA AAGATTGAAGGCATGTTCCATGACGCAGCGGCATTGCCTACTGGTCCTCCCATGAACAGATCATCTAGCCCAGCTCCATCTCAGGCCATGATGGACAcaggcacctcctcctcctccccaccCTACTCACTTCAAGGCACCCAG GACaacggcagcagcagcagcagctacaTGATGCAAACAGTAGGTGAGCCAAGGCACGAACTGTTCAATCAAGTGATGTTCAGTAACTACATGTGCTCCTTCCAGCAGTGA
- the LOC109751768 gene encoding transcription factor BC1 isoform X2 — protein MAGFSHLPQQMEYGLANAGSFLLCHGNPEDAAASLEGSSGVLDTPLVATASVEKKRKPKEDTASLNSAHSKETKESTRKRGGKKQGKEMDEEEEEPKGYIHVRARRGQATDSHSLSERVRRERISERMRMLQSLVPGCDKVTGKALILDEIINYVQSLQNQVEFLSMRIASLSPVVYGFGMESGAAFSDQSQIEGMFHDAAALPTGPPMNRSSSPAPSQAMMDTGTSSSSPPYSLQGTQDNGSSSSSYMMQTVGEPRHELFNQVMFSNYMCSFQQ, from the exons ATGGCAGGATTCTCACACCTCCCCCAGCAGATGGAGTATGGCCTCGCCAATGCCGGCAGCTTCTTGCTCTGCCATGGCAACCCTGAGGATGCAGCCGCCTCACTGGAGGGCTCGTCTGGTGTTCTTGACACTCCTCTTGTGGCCACTGCTTCtgtggagaagaagaggaagcccAAGGAAGACACTGCCAGCCTCAACTCTGCCCACTCCAAG GAAACCAAGGAGAGTACCAGGAAGAGGGGAGGCAAAAAGCAGGGCAAGGAGatggatgaggaggaggaggaaccaAAGGGGTACATCCATGTGAGGGCAAGGAGAGGGCAGGCAACAGATAGCCACAGCCTTTCAGAGAGG GTGAGGAGGGAGAGGATCAGTGAGAGGATGAGGATGCTGCAGTCCCTGGTCCCTGGCTGTGACAAG GTCACTGGGAAGGCTCTCATTTTGGATGAGATCATCAACTATGTGCAGTCACTGCAAAACCAAGTTGAG TTCCTGTCCATGAGGATTGCTTCCCTGAGCCCTGTGGTGTATGGTTTTGGCATGGAGAGTGGGGCTGCCTTCAGTGACCAATCACAA ATTGAAGGCATGTTCCATGACGCAGCGGCATTGCCTACTGGTCCTCCCATGAACAGATCATCTAGCCCAGCTCCATCTCAGGCCATGATGGACAcaggcacctcctcctcctccccaccCTACTCACTTCAAGGCACCCAG GACaacggcagcagcagcagcagctacaTGATGCAAACAGTAGGTGAGCCAAGGCACGAACTGTTCAATCAAGTGATGTTCAGTAACTACATGTGCTCCTTCCAGCAGTGA